Proteins encoded together in one Qingshengfaniella alkalisoli window:
- a CDS encoding GNAT family N-acetyltransferase, which translates to MTEATLEISLLDSLAAIDEQVWDACACPEASDGGRPFDPFTTHRFLFALEQSGSVGPGTGWEPRYLNAKLDGQIIGVAPLYAKGHSQGEYIFDHSWAHAYERAGGQYYPKLQIAVPFTPATGRRFLTRPGFEQVGLSALVQGVVKLTANNGLSSLHITFCAPEEAELGREMGLLHRTSQQFHWINHDYADFDAFLAALSSRKRKNIRKERKMAQSFGGEIIALSGQQIEPTHWDAFWDFYQDTGARKWGTPYLTREFFDIVHETMRDDMLLVLAERDGVPVAGALNFIGRDTLFGRYWGASEHHPCLHFELCYYQAIDYAIRHGMQRVEAGAQGEHKLARGYMPVTTHSLHWIADSGFEQAVREYLQAEANAVDEEIEILTSYGPFRKTASSADP; encoded by the coding sequence ATGACCGAAGCGACGCTGGAAATTTCACTGCTCGACAGCCTTGCCGCGATTGATGAGCAGGTTTGGGATGCCTGTGCCTGTCCAGAAGCGTCAGACGGCGGACGCCCATTCGATCCGTTCACCACGCATCGGTTCCTGTTCGCGCTGGAACAAAGCGGGTCTGTCGGGCCGGGGACAGGGTGGGAACCGCGCTACCTGAACGCGAAGCTTGATGGCCAGATCATTGGTGTAGCGCCGCTTTACGCCAAGGGTCACAGTCAAGGTGAGTACATCTTCGATCACAGCTGGGCTCATGCTTATGAACGGGCGGGCGGCCAGTATTATCCCAAGCTGCAAATCGCCGTCCCCTTCACGCCAGCGACCGGTCGCCGCTTTCTGACACGCCCCGGTTTCGAACAGGTGGGGCTTTCGGCGCTGGTGCAAGGCGTCGTGAAGCTGACAGCGAATAACGGACTGTCTTCGCTGCACATCACGTTCTGTGCTCCGGAAGAGGCGGAACTGGGCCGTGAAATGGGGTTGCTGCATCGTACCAGCCAGCAGTTTCACTGGATCAACCACGACTACGCGGATTTCGATGCCTTTCTGGCAGCGTTGTCCTCGCGCAAGCGCAAGAACATCCGCAAGGAACGCAAGATGGCCCAAAGCTTCGGCGGCGAGATTATTGCCCTGAGCGGCCAACAGATCGAACCCACCCATTGGGACGCATTCTGGGATTTCTACCAAGACACCGGGGCGCGGAAATGGGGCACACCCTACCTGACCCGTGAATTCTTCGACATCGTGCACGAAACGATGCGCGACGACATGTTGCTGGTTCTGGCCGAGCGCGATGGTGTTCCCGTGGCAGGCGCGCTGAATTTCATCGGGCGCGATACACTTTTCGGACGTTACTGGGGCGCGTCGGAACATCACCCCTGCCTGCATTTCGAACTGTGCTACTATCAGGCAATAGACTACGCGATCCGGCACGGAATGCAGCGGGTCGAGGCGGGGGCGCAAGGCGAGCACAAGCTCGCCCGTGGTTACATGCCCGTCACCACGCATTCGCTTCACTGGATCGCCGATAGCGGGTTTGAACAGGCAGTGCGGGAATACCTTCAGGCGGAGGCGAACGCCGTGGATGAAGAAATCGAGATCCTGACATCCTACGGCCCGTTTCGCAAAACCGCTTCATCCGCAGACCCTTGA
- a CDS encoding 4a-hydroxytetrahydrobiopterin dehydratase, whose protein sequence is MADKLTDRSVLEPLFTNGWSMVEGRNAITKTYQFKNFIEAFGWMTRAAIHAEKMNHHPEWFNVYKTVEVTLSTHDAGGLTELDVKLAKKLDAL, encoded by the coding sequence ATGGCCGATAAACTCACCGACCGCAGCGTGCTGGAGCCGCTTTTCACAAATGGCTGGTCAATGGTCGAAGGGCGCAACGCGATCACCAAGACCTACCAGTTCAAGAATTTCATCGAAGCGTTCGGCTGGATGACGCGCGCGGCAATCCACGCCGAAAAGATGAACCACCACCCGGAATGGTTCAACGTCTACAAGACGGTCGAGGTAACGCTGTCCACGCATGACGCGGGCGGTTTGACGGAACTGGACGTCAAGCTCGCCAAGAAGCTCGACGCGCTGTGA